TACAGAAAcaagataaattatgaaaccAAATGCCTTATCCAaggaatatattatttttatttttttcaaaaatcatGATTCTCACTGAGAAATTATTTTACATGATAACTGACTGAAAatgcattattttttacagaaaagaaagagagacgAAAAATGAAGACTTACGATCTGTAGTAAAGCCATCCCATAAAGCCATGAACTCAGTTTTCATGTTTGTTAATGCTTCATGATCTGTAGTTCGGCGCTGACCCAAGAAACTATCAACCTCATCAATAAATATGATAGCAGGCTGGAGTTTATAAGCCAAGCTAAACACAGCAGCAACTGCAGAAGAATAGTTAAACAACATGCTAAGCACAGTAGATATAAGAGTaagaaaacttcaaaatccAACACAAGCATAATTTGATCTCTTGAGGTAAAAGCAACAAACAAGTATGGCTAAAGGTCTACGAAAGGATTACTTCAAAATAAAAGGCCAGCCGTCTCAATCAACTAGTTAGATGAGAACATAGTTTTCTTCTAAGCATATCATTTCAATTCCCAATGACATGAGTATCAAAATAATTGGCTTCCTTGATTTATCAGTTGAGTAGGTTGGGAGAAGTTCATGCAGAGAAGTATGGAGGATATCTACAGATCATTATAAGTCCTAATGACATGATAAAATAGTtgtttccttgattaattagttgAGTAGGTTGTGAGAAGCAATTGTAACAAGTGTGGAGGTTAGTAAGTAGAAAGTTTGTAATTCTTCTAGCATggtcattttttatttgtgttgatttcGCTAGCGTACAAGGGCAACACAGATATTACGAAAATAGAGAAGTCAGGAATATTGTATGCcccaaaaccaaagaaaatctAAATGGTTCTACCCTATAAAGCATCTTCTTGCGTAAACTTttaaccaaacaaaattttgataGCATCACCTCGGTGAACTCTAACCAATTGATAACAGCCTGTCCAATTTTGCTTCTAACGCTAGGGTGCTAAGGTCAATTTCTCAGTAAATGAAGCTCATAAAATTCACCAGAagtaactaattaaaatattgcaCTGAATCAGACAGAAGCacaaaaggaacaaaaaaacCATCCTCTAATTGAGAAGGGACAGTATGAATTCCTGTAAACCAAAAGGTATGTTTTAACATGACAAACACTCACCGAGTTTTTGTGCATCACCAAACCATTTGCTCATCAGATTTGATATCCTCACATTGATGAAAACAGCTCCAGACTCCTTTGCAATAGCTTTGGCAAGCATAGTCTTCCCAGTACCGGGTGGTCCATACAACAACACTCCTTTTTGTGGACCGAGGAGCTTCCCATGGGAAAACAGATCAGGCCTCCTTAGTGGAAGGATCACCAGTTCAAATAAGGATTGCTTTATAGACTCCAGTCCTCCGATAGATTCAAATTCTACTTCAATGTGGTCAGGGTTTATAACATCACAAGCTATGACATCCTGATAATGATTATTATATTAGCATTTGTGTATCTAACAGTAATTGAGCGACTTAACGACGAAAAAGACTGTCATCAACTCAAAAGGTGCAAAATTTCAAATGGATAAGTCGTGCAATCAAATTAATGGTCATCGACAGCACAAGAAGTTCCCAAaggaaaatagcaaaaacaCCTGCATTTCAAGGACACTACACGGAAAACCCTCTCAAGCCCACAACAAAGACATAAAATATCAACCTTTTCCGACGGGcaactcaaaacccacataTCCCAAACAACTATATATTATTATCATCCAAAACTTCTTGCTTCCAACAATAAAAAACCATCAAGCGGCAAGTTATGGAAAAACCCAGATGGCAGAAAAGGTGCGTCTTTTTACCTCATAAGAATTGGTGTGGATAAGAGGACGACCAAGGCGCTTAGCAATTTCCTTCTTGTGCTCCATAGCCTTCTTGGAGGCTTCACGGTTCGGGTCGAGATGCCGGAGACCCGCGAACAAAACCAAGCAACTCAAAGCGGCACTCGCCGCGTACAATATCAGTTCTTGCAAGAACTTGGTCTCCCTATCCGATGAACCCCCCATTAGAAATCTTTAGTGCACAATAAACGAAATACAAATTAATCCCCACTGCGCTCTGCAATTCCAGCAAACTAGGGCTTGTTTTATGAACACAGGGTTTGGAACGCAGGGTTTTCAAGAAACAGAAGGTGCTACTAAATGCTTTATGCCTCTTTGTTGTGcttttgataaaatatttctttcattttatttggGTAATTTTTTTCTGCTTGGTAAAGAAGTTTTGATGGCGTATGACGGTATGAGGCTGTTAAGTTGTTTGTGGCCGTTGGTTTTCCGTGGGAACTCGGGTAAGTCTCTAGAACTGGAACTGACCGTTAAGATTCGGGCTCAAATTTCGGTGGTCAGACTGGCCTTGGTATTGGAATTGGTTTAGGCCCAATCTTGCTCCACACGACAGAGTCAGGCCTGGATTATTGATCCTTTGGCCGACGTATACTTGGGCCTAACAATGAttatggaaaaaataaacaagtttCAAGTTCAAAACccactttttaattaataaataaatatctaaCATAAATACATCcggatttatttttttttctttctaattttataaaagaaaaagttagtcTAAGATCAGCAAGTACTCAGAAAGTAGAGAATTTCCAAACTTATTAGCTTTCTAATTTGAATGGTTGCAAAGAAGATGGATCCAAACTATGATCCATATACATTTCCTCCACAAGACGTAATTTATTAGTTGTGGTCCCAAGATACTTTTATTCCTTTGGCGAGGACCATCAGTTACCAGCTAGAGCGAATCTtagactttaaaaaataaaataaaattcaccaTCAGTGAATCAGTGATTGTCAAATAATCAAattagtaaataaataaataaaatatcaagAAAAAGGGAGAATATGCCTCGTCAGCCCTGCGCTTCGTGACATATACAAtcattatattatatgttgCTGCCACATATGATTCGCCAGTTTCATTACCAAGATTGGTTGAATCTGTAAGCAACTTGTCCAACTACTATGTGTTgttaacaaatataaattccATGTATCATGTTGCCTCTTGtgatgaaaaaggaaaattaagagccgataaatcaattaactatCGAATAATACTACTCTTATCACATTTATATATTACAATTTCTATATCACTTTATATGATAGATGAGGCACACAAGTtgattagaaaaagaaaaattaaaaagcaaTGATACAAGACATATTCTAGCGTTACTATTGAAACAATGATAATTTATACCCCGAGCACAcatatagaaagaaaaaaaaaatcatataaagTGAAGACTGTAGGCCACCAAACAAATAGTCATGATACACATTATattgttatttaatttttaaaaggtGACTTTTTAAAACGTAATGAAAGTAGTggtaaataattttttcactaaaaaaattgTGACATTTGGTTttgacattaaaaaaaatatccgtTTTATTTTCATCCCAAACACGTGTGATTAGAATGAAGATACTCTTCTGGCCTACCCTCGTCCAAGGAGCGTGTATCCAACCCTCCGTGAACATCAATTTACCAGTGCGAATTGTGATTCTAAAACATCAAAATCATGGTTTGTCGTCCTGTGCCTGTTGGGGTTGTTGACCTGACCCTAAAGTCCAGTCCTTTATTgctattttcatttattttttggggtctATAAACGAAGCTCTGTCTTTTTCCAAACCCAGTGCGCCATGTTTAAGCCACACGCATAAAAGTAGACACACTTTCAAGGGAATGAATCACTATTAGTTCCAACACTCCATCCATcactcctcctcctctctctttctctctccctctcctcaTACAGATCATACATATAATGATTTTTGTCAAATACAATAAGGATTTGCTCTTAatgggatttttcttttaggtGCATTTTTAACATTACGTGTATTAAAACGCAATCTTTCCTGTTTGTGGAGTTGAAATTTGCTTCGTGTACTACAAAAACCTATTTTGTACTTCATTGTAGTACATGCAGACTTTCCTCAGTTTCCGTTCTCGGTTGCTGCTCAAGCATTTCATGcaatcataatatatatagtagACTTTTCCTGAGAGTTTTGATGCGCATGTGGAAGCCACAGCTATCAAACTAAAGACAGCATTTTTTGTGGATTTCTGGGCTTTCACCTTTCTGCACTGGTATTTAATCCTATTAAATTCGAGGACTCTCTATTGGGTCTTGTGGGCGTTCTTGCAGTTTTGATCTTTTTGGAGGGTTCTTGAGAGTCAAAGCTGAGGAAAACCCACACCCCCACCCTTTCAGTTGTTTAAGGATTCTCAATGCAATTTGGAGGCCAGTAGATTGTAGATTGAGAAAGAAGGGTCGGTAGGTCTATAAATTTCCCATTTGTACATTTCTGAAATTTCGTCTCCTCTCAATCTCTGAAGACGCAGAAGAAGAGAAACTTGAGGTAAAGATCATTCATGGGTTTGTGCGCTgtgttttctttcatttcaacTATCAAATTAGTTTTTCAAGATTTTGACTGAACTGGAGTCAAGAATACATTTGATATCATTAACGGCTATTTCTTTGTCCTTTTGCGTTTCATCAAATTCTACACATTCtagtgcaatttttttttttttttttttctcatttgactgaatttgatcagGAAAGGGGCAAATGGGGAGCACAAACAATGATGAAAACGGAGAGATTGAGAcctttgagagagaggatggaGTTGAAGAGAATGGAGGCGAGCCAGAGGATTTGAACAGAATCATTCCATGGACAAGACAGATCACAATTCGGGGACTTGTGGCTAGCATAGTCATAGGCACCATTTACAGCGTTATAGTGATGAAGTTGAACCTCACAACTGGGTTGGTTCCCAATCTCAATGTCTCTGCTGCTCTTCTGGCCTTTGTATTCATCCGCACATGGACTAAGCTTCTTCAGAAGGCTGGAATTGTATCAACTCCTTTCACAAGGCAGGAAAATACCATTATTCAGACTTGTGCAGTTGCATGTTATAGCATTGCAGTTGGAGGTCAGAAAACTTTCCCgtctttctgttttttcactatttttaagGTACATGTTGATGCGTCTGTTTCACACAATTTAATTATTGGTTTTCACTTAGATATGTGACACTGCAGGAGGTTTTGGGTCTTATCTGTTGGGTCTGAACAGGAAGACTTATGAGCAAGCAGGTGTTGATACTGAGGGGAACACTCCTAGGAGCACCAAAGAACCTCAGATTGGTTGGATGACTGGTTTCCTCTTTGTTAGTAGTTTTGTTGGGCTGCTGGCTTTGGTTCCTCTCAGAAAGGTATGTTCTTTTATCCTACCGATTTTTCAGTAAGAAATTGCAAAGGCTTGTTTTAGGGAATAGGGATTCGAAGGTAAGTGGGGTTTTGTTTCTCAACTATGTAAATTACAAAGTTATTGATCCGTATTTGAATTTTAgaattttgtttgttcatgCACTTTGAGTTGTTTTGCAGATCATGATAATAGACTATAAGTTAAGTTACCCAAGTGGAACTGCTACTGCTGTTCTTATCAACGGGTTCCATACTCCAAAAGGAGACAAGATGGCTAAGTAGGCATCTATTTCTATAAATTACTAAATTTCAGCTTACTATCAAATagaatttgagtttgaaataactctaacatgttgaggtggttCTTGCAGGAAGCAGGTTCACGGGTTCATGAAATTCTTCTCGATGAGTTTCTTGTGGAGTTTCTTTCAGTGGTTCTATTCTGGAGGAGACCAATGCGGATTCGCTCAGTTTCCAACATTTGGATTGGCAGCGTGGAAAAACTCGTGCGTGCTCTATGTCTGCATTCCCCTTCTGTTTATCATATGATTAATCCTTCTCTAATCATTGATTACATGAATTGAATTTTGCAGattttactttgatttcagTATGACTTACATAGGAGCGGGAATGATCTGTTCGCATCTTGTGAACTTATCTTTGCTTCTTGGTGCCGTGCTCTCTTGGGGAATAATGTGGCCATTAATAAGGGGTCTCAAAGGAGAGTGGTTCCCTGCAACTTTATCAGAAAGTAGTATGAAGAGTCTAAACGGCTACAAGGTGTGGACTAGATATTCAAGTCCATTTCTTAATCAAATTCTTACAGATTTAGTCGTATCGATTTTTGAATTCAAGTGTATAGGCAATTGAGTCTCATGTATCTTCATGTTGCTGCAGGTTTTCATTTCCATTGCCCTGATACTAGGAGATGGGCTATacaattttctcaagatacTATACTTTACTGGCTCAAGCATCCACACCAAAATGAACAACAAGAACCCCAAAACAGGTAATGGGTGACTTAGAATGATATTCGTGATGATTCTCTAGCTTAGCATATAGCCAGTTTACCATGAGCACCTTTTAGAGCTTCCCTTCTCCTATGGTTTAAAAGGAGCTGCACCTTCAGGTGCTATGAGTTTGTAACATAATTTGTATGTTGCATCCTGCAATGGGTGTCAGTGCCCGTAATTATCAACAAGCATTTAAGTTGAGTAAACTAAATCATCTCTCTCATGCAGTTTCAAATAACCAGAATCAGGCTCTTGATGATCTTCGACGAAATGAGGTCTTCATAAGAGATAGCATTCCCATTTGGATAGCTTGCCTAGGGTACACCTTGTTCTCCATCATCTCCATCATAATTATCCCGCTCATGTTCCCTCAACTGAAATGGTACTATGTAGTCGTAGCCTATATTATCGCACCCTCTCTAAGCTTCTGCAATGcttatggtgcgggtttaacTGACATGAACATGGCCTATAACTACGGGAAAGTGGCTCTCTTTGTGCTTGCTGCTGTGGCTGggaaaaatgatggtgttgttGCGGGACTTGTGGGATGTGGTCTGATCAAATCCATAGTTTCTATCTCTTCTGATCTGATGCACGATTTAAAGACTGGACATCTCACGCTTACATCTCCTCGATCAATGCTTTTAAGTCAGGCGATTGGGACAGCTATAGGCTGTGTGGTAGCTCCTCTGACATTCTTTCTCTTCTACAAGGCTTTTAATGTTGGTGACCCGGATGGTGAATACAAAGCTCCTTATGCCATCATTTACAGAAACATGGCAATTCTAGGTGTTCAAGGCTTCTCTGCCCTGCCCCAGCATTGCTTACAGCTGTGTTATGGTTTTTTTGCATTTGCCGTAGCAGCTAATTTGCTGAGAGATCTTGCTCCTAAGAAAATTGGTAAATGGGTTCCACTTCCGATGGCGATGGCTGTTCCTTTCCTAGTTGGAGCTTACTTTGCAATCGATATGTGTGTGGGGAGTTTGGCTGTGTTCGTGTGgcacaaactaaaaaataacGAGGCAGGTTTAATGGTTCCCGCAGTTGCTTCTGGTTTGATTTGTGGAGATGGATTGTGGATCCTCCCTTCATCAATTCTTGCATTGGCCAAGATTCGTCCTCCCATCTGCATGAACTTCCTCACAACCAAGTAGAGTTTGTGTGGAAGGAGAGAAACATAGTTGCGTTCATTAGTAGAGTTACAGTAATTGTAATCTGCAGATGTAATTTCAGACAAGTATTGGGAATTAGGGATAATATAGAAGTTCCCTGCTATGTATTTTCAAGTAATGCATCGGATCATAATGCAGCATAGTAGATGACTAGATGGTAGGATTCTGTATCCTATACAAGCAAGTTGTATCACATAACATTTAGTCAAATGAATCATATGATTTTAAAACCACTGTAAACATAGCAATTCGATTCGAGCATAATGTTGTTGGATTGACTGTTGGTTTTGTGTAAATAAATATGGTTTTAGTTTGATTGTCTCTTGCTTAAGCTATCCTTTGTCTTTGTGCCACTGCCAATTAAAACGATAAGGTTGGGATTTAAGATATTTCACGTCATTGATgggatgaagtgaatgtgcATGGTTTAAGAAGCTCACATCAGCGATCAGACATTACAATGCTGTGAAGGTGAAGATTAAGATTAAGATGACCCCCCATATAATGGGCAGTGGTCCTATTCCTATCATTTCAACGCCTTAGGATATTGTGGTATGGAAGTAAATGGCCTGACCAGACCAGACCAAGTATGTTGAATGAAGCGGTTTGTGAGTAGCTAGGATCAAGGTTCCGCTTGTAAAAGATGAACACGGATATAATTGAATGATTCTGATGAATTTCAGAGCAGAGTAGGGCAGAAATCCATTTatgaatgaaaattgaaacagGACAATCGATCAAATACGAAATACAAGCCCCCTTGTTTTTGGACCACCCTTGTCCTTGTGTTGTGTGTCAACAATTTGATCTTGTTTTCTGCATGGTATTTAAGAACCTTCTGCAGGCAGGCCTAAATTTGGTTCAACTTCAACTTGTGATGGCATGCGGTAGGGGTAGGCAGGCAGAGTTCTCAACTCCCACT
Above is a window of Prunus persica cultivar Lovell chromosome G2, Prunus_persica_NCBIv2, whole genome shotgun sequence DNA encoding:
- the LOC18784725 gene encoding metal-nicotianamine transporter YSL3 isoform X2, whose translation is MSLLLFWPLYSSAHGLSFFRRLELYQLLSQGRKIPLFRLVQLHVIALQLEICDTAGGFGSYLLGLNRKTYEQAGVDTEGNTPRSTKEPQIGWMTGFLFVSSFVGLLALVPLRKIMIIDYKLSYPSGTATAVLINGFHTPKGDKMAKKQVHGFMKFFSMSFLWSFFQWFYSGGDQCGFAQFPTFGLAAWKNSFYFDFSMTYIGAGMICSHLVNLSLLLGAVLSWGIMWPLIRGLKGEWFPATLSESSMKSLNGYKVFISIALILGDGLYNFLKILYFTGSSIHTKMNNKNPKTVSNNQNQALDDLRRNEVFIRDSIPIWIACLGYTLFSIISIIIIPLMFPQLKWYYVVVAYIIAPSLSFCNAYGAGLTDMNMAYNYGKVALFVLAAVAGKNDGVVAGLVGCGLIKSIVSISSDLMHDLKTGHLTLTSPRSMLLSQAIGTAIGCVVAPLTFFLFYKAFNVGDPDGEYKAPYAIIYRNMAILGVQGFSALPQHCLQLCYGFFAFAVAANLLRDLAPKKIGKWVPLPMAMAVPFLVGAYFAIDMCVGSLAVFVWHKLKNNEAGLMVPAVASGLICGDGLWILPSSILALAKIRPPICMNFLTTK
- the LOC18784725 gene encoding metal-nicotianamine transporter YSL3 isoform X1; this translates as MGSTNNDENGEIETFEREDGVEENGGEPEDLNRIIPWTRQITIRGLVASIVIGTIYSVIVMKLNLTTGLVPNLNVSAALLAFVFIRTWTKLLQKAGIVSTPFTRQENTIIQTCAVACYSIAVGGGFGSYLLGLNRKTYEQAGVDTEGNTPRSTKEPQIGWMTGFLFVSSFVGLLALVPLRKIMIIDYKLSYPSGTATAVLINGFHTPKGDKMAKKQVHGFMKFFSMSFLWSFFQWFYSGGDQCGFAQFPTFGLAAWKNSFYFDFSMTYIGAGMICSHLVNLSLLLGAVLSWGIMWPLIRGLKGEWFPATLSESSMKSLNGYKVFISIALILGDGLYNFLKILYFTGSSIHTKMNNKNPKTVSNNQNQALDDLRRNEVFIRDSIPIWIACLGYTLFSIISIIIIPLMFPQLKWYYVVVAYIIAPSLSFCNAYGAGLTDMNMAYNYGKVALFVLAAVAGKNDGVVAGLVGCGLIKSIVSISSDLMHDLKTGHLTLTSPRSMLLSQAIGTAIGCVVAPLTFFLFYKAFNVGDPDGEYKAPYAIIYRNMAILGVQGFSALPQHCLQLCYGFFAFAVAANLLRDLAPKKIGKWVPLPMAMAVPFLVGAYFAIDMCVGSLAVFVWHKLKNNEAGLMVPAVASGLICGDGLWILPSSILALAKIRPPICMNFLTTK
- the LOC18787595 gene encoding ATPase family AAA domain-containing protein 1-B translates to MGGSSDRETKFLQELILYAASAALSCLVLFAGLRHLDPNREASKKAMEHKKEIAKRLGRPLIHTNSYEDVIACDVINPDHIEVEFESIGGLESIKQSLFELVILPLRRPDLFSHGKLLGPQKGVLLYGPPGTGKTMLAKAIAKESGAVFINVRISNLMSKWFGDAQKLVAAVFSLAYKLQPAIIFIDEVDSFLGQRRTTDHEALTNMKTEFMALWDGFTTDQNARVMVLAATNRPSELDEAILRRLPQAFEIGYPDRRERAEILKVILKGERVEDNIDYDHIAGLTEGYTGSDLLELCKKAAYFPIRDLLDEEKSGKRSSAPRPLAQSDLEHVLATSRHTKVAANDYTGLNSSQLSPGWSRNRDTGDYQPVPDAINELSRLVVSHILNIQTDAQDP